Proteins encoded together in one Sceloporus undulatus isolate JIND9_A2432 ecotype Alabama chromosome 4, SceUnd_v1.1, whole genome shotgun sequence window:
- the LOC121928490 gene encoding NADH-cytochrome b5 reductase-like isoform X2, translating to MMDDSEDIWLSLKPIEPLPSQCCGSGCKPCIYDIYQKELEQWKEAKARKDRSLLTRKKQGLINGLEVQRAYTPISPVNAEGYFEVLIKCYEAGLMSKYVKSWKEGDVVFWRGPFGGFPYTANKYGELFMLASGTGLAPMLPIIKYITDNEDDETFVTLVGCFRSFENIYLKSLLQEQSQFWNIRTFYVLSQEHSLENLPWSFREKTHIGRINENLIKSMMKTCRKQPFVLICGSVTFNEDMEKYLKAIGLGEESYFIF from the exons ATGATGGACGATAGTGAAGATATCTGGTTATCTCTCAAACCCATTGAACCATTGCCCTCTCAATGCTGTGGCAGTGGCTGTAAACCCTGCATCTACGATATATATCAGAAAGAACTGGAGCAGTGGAAAGAAGCTAAAGCCAGAAAAGATAGAAGCCTCCTGACCAGGAAGAAGCA AGGACTAATAAATGGCTTGGAGGTTCAGAGAGCCTATACTCCAATTTCTCCTGTGAATGCTGAAGGGTACTTTGAAGTTTTAATAAAG TGCTATGAGGCTGGGCTGATGTCAAAATATGTTAAATCCTGGAAAGAAGGGGATGTGGTTTTTTGGAGGGGACCTTTTGGAGGTTTTCCTTACACAGCCAATAAG TATGGCGAACTTTTTATGCTTGCTTCTGGTACTGGACTGGCACCAATGCTTCCTATCATTAAGTATATCACAGACAATGAAGATGATGAAACATTTGTGACTCTAGTGGGCTGCTTCAGgagttttgaaaatatttatttgaagtCTCTTCTTCAGGAACAGTCTCAATTTTGGAATATAAGGACATTTTATGTACTAAGCCAG GAACATTCACTTGAAAATCTGCCATGGAGCTTTCGAGAGAAGACACACATTGGTCGAATAAATGAAAACTTGATTAAGAGTATGATGAAAACATGTAGAAAACAACCTTTTGTACTGATATGTGGCTCAGTGACATTTAATGAAgatatggaaaaatatttgaaagctaTTGGTCTTGGAGAagaatcatattttatattttaa
- the LOC121928490 gene encoding NADH-cytochrome b5 reductase-like isoform X1, giving the protein MMDDSEDIWLSLKPIEPLPSQCCGSGCKPCIYDIYQKELEQWKEAKARKDRSLLTRKKQQSTNSELTPETFTAFVISSVEQLTEDTYQYTFELPGYSRLGLSLGQHVVLRGLINGLEVQRAYTPISPVNAEGYFEVLIKCYEAGLMSKYVKSWKEGDVVFWRGPFGGFPYTANKYGELFMLASGTGLAPMLPIIKYITDNEDDETFVTLVGCFRSFENIYLKSLLQEQSQFWNIRTFYVLSQEHSLENLPWSFREKTHIGRINENLIKSMMKTCRKQPFVLICGSVTFNEDMEKYLKAIGLGEESYFIF; this is encoded by the exons ATGATGGACGATAGTGAAGATATCTGGTTATCTCTCAAACCCATTGAACCATTGCCCTCTCAATGCTGTGGCAGTGGCTGTAAACCCTGCATCTACGATATATATCAGAAAGAACTGGAGCAGTGGAAAGAAGCTAAAGCCAGAAAAGATAGAAGCCTCCTGACCAGGAAGAAGCAGCAa AGTACCAATTCAGAACTCACTCCAGAAACATTTACAGCTTTTGTCATTAGCTCTGTGGAACAGCTGACAGAGGACACCTACCAGTATACATTTGAATTGCCTGGATATAGCAGGCTGGGCTTGAGTTTAGGACAACATGTTGTGCTAAG AGGACTAATAAATGGCTTGGAGGTTCAGAGAGCCTATACTCCAATTTCTCCTGTGAATGCTGAAGGGTACTTTGAAGTTTTAATAAAG TGCTATGAGGCTGGGCTGATGTCAAAATATGTTAAATCCTGGAAAGAAGGGGATGTGGTTTTTTGGAGGGGACCTTTTGGAGGTTTTCCTTACACAGCCAATAAG TATGGCGAACTTTTTATGCTTGCTTCTGGTACTGGACTGGCACCAATGCTTCCTATCATTAAGTATATCACAGACAATGAAGATGATGAAACATTTGTGACTCTAGTGGGCTGCTTCAGgagttttgaaaatatttatttgaagtCTCTTCTTCAGGAACAGTCTCAATTTTGGAATATAAGGACATTTTATGTACTAAGCCAG GAACATTCACTTGAAAATCTGCCATGGAGCTTTCGAGAGAAGACACACATTGGTCGAATAAATGAAAACTTGATTAAGAGTATGATGAAAACATGTAGAAAACAACCTTTTGTACTGATATGTGGCTCAGTGACATTTAATGAAgatatggaaaaatatttgaaagctaTTGGTCTTGGAGAagaatcatattttatattttaa
- the LOC121928490 gene encoding NADH-cytochrome b5 reductase-like isoform X3, with translation MLTFFYPQAVKHITVQNHLSNNLHIYYFCFSPYYHELRFYLLITSVRGLINGLEVQRAYTPISPVNAEGYFEVLIKCYEAGLMSKYVKSWKEGDVVFWRGPFGGFPYTANKYGELFMLASGTGLAPMLPIIKYITDNEDDETFVTLVGCFRSFENIYLKSLLQEQSQFWNIRTFYVLSQEHSLENLPWSFREKTHIGRINENLIKSMMKTCRKQPFVLICGSVTFNEDMEKYLKAIGLGEESYFIF, from the exons ATGTTAACTTTCTTTTATCCTCAGGCAGTTAAACATATTACAGTGCAGAACCACCTCTCTAATAATTTACATATTTAttacttttgtttttctccttattATCATGAGCTCAGATTTTACCTTCTCATTACCTCTGTGAG AGGACTAATAAATGGCTTGGAGGTTCAGAGAGCCTATACTCCAATTTCTCCTGTGAATGCTGAAGGGTACTTTGAAGTTTTAATAAAG TGCTATGAGGCTGGGCTGATGTCAAAATATGTTAAATCCTGGAAAGAAGGGGATGTGGTTTTTTGGAGGGGACCTTTTGGAGGTTTTCCTTACACAGCCAATAAG TATGGCGAACTTTTTATGCTTGCTTCTGGTACTGGACTGGCACCAATGCTTCCTATCATTAAGTATATCACAGACAATGAAGATGATGAAACATTTGTGACTCTAGTGGGCTGCTTCAGgagttttgaaaatatttatttgaagtCTCTTCTTCAGGAACAGTCTCAATTTTGGAATATAAGGACATTTTATGTACTAAGCCAG GAACATTCACTTGAAAATCTGCCATGGAGCTTTCGAGAGAAGACACACATTGGTCGAATAAATGAAAACTTGATTAAGAGTATGATGAAAACATGTAGAAAACAACCTTTTGTACTGATATGTGGCTCAGTGACATTTAATGAAgatatggaaaaatatttgaaagctaTTGGTCTTGGAGAagaatcatattttatattttaa